The following proteins are co-located in the Triticum aestivum cultivar Chinese Spring chromosome 1A, IWGSC CS RefSeq v2.1, whole genome shotgun sequence genome:
- the LOC123174749 gene encoding F-box protein At5g07610 codes for MDPAGLLPGDVLADVLRRLMPHSLAACRSVCKGWCAAVDAHGLLRKDLLPLSLAGIFAVYNFVDGYHLPPAFLSRPSVAGKIQGNLSYLDDVHDDWSHIMGHCNGLLLLWGGVANPATRQWACLPCHPDRTPTEGFMKHDFLAYDPMVSPHFEVFFMECVHPANPNSEWPPSPYTMSTFSSKTWRWEERSFTREGMPPRSIDPNLLLLMRDVYSHDSVYWRGRLYVFNIFFIIRLDLEDNKYRVIELPPINEARGDIHLGKSEKGVYYVFAGGWCKLQIWFLNESIDHTEWMLKHEIGLKPLLENFPWEHSHGSWFVQGVRDNNDETLDRKKPEWDSDNDDATPAPTTEVSVQKKFHKYISRIFGFHPYKEIIFLHMSLTRVVAYHLKNSKVEDLGCLPVDGDDWIQSSCVYTPCWIESCLRANSVESNSEL; via the exons ATGGATCCGGCGGGTCTGCTTCCCGGCGACGTGCTCGCGGACGTCCTCCGGCGCTTGATGCCGCACAGCCTCGCCGCCTGCCGCTCCGTCTGCAAGGGGTGGTGCGCCGCCGTCGACGCCCACGGCCTGCTGCGCAAGGACCTCCTGCCGCTCTCCCTGGCCGGCATCTTCGCCGTCTACAACTTCGTTGACGGCTATCACCTTCCCCCGGCGTTCCTCTCGCGCCCCTCTGTCGCGGGCAAGATTCAAGGTAACCTcagctacctcgacgacgtccacGATGACTGGTCCCACATTATGGGTCACTGCAACGGCCTGCTCCTCCTATGGGGAGGCGTGGCCAATCCGGCCACGCGGCAGTGGGCGTGTCTACCGTGTCACCCTGATCGGACCCCGACCGAAGGCTTCATGAAACACGACTTTCTCGCGTACGATCCTATGGTCTCGCCACACTTTGAGGTGTTCTTCATGGAGTGTGTTCACCCTGCGAACCCAAACTCGGAGTGGCCCCCGTCGCCCTACACCATGAGCACATTCTCGTCAAAGACATGGCGGTGGGAGGAGAGATCTTTTACCAGGGAAGGGATGCCTCCACGGTCGATCGACCCTAACCTACTACTACTCATGAGAGACGTGTACTCTCATGATTCTGTGTATTGGCGGGGACGTCTCTATGTGTTCAACATATTTTTTATTATCAG atTGGATTTAGAGGATAATAAGTACCGAGTAATTGAACTCCCCCCGATTAATGAAGCACGCGGAGATATTCATTTGGGAAAATCAGAGAAGGGCGTTTACTATGTATTCGCCGGTGGTTGGTGCAAACTTCAGATTTGGTTTCTCAATGAATCAATTGATCACACTGAATGGATGTTGAAGCATGAGATTGGCCTCAAGCCGTTGCTAGAAAATTTTCCTTGGGAACACAGTCATGGGTCTTGGTTCGTGCAAGGTGTGAGGGATAACAATGATGAAACACTTGACAGAAAGAAACCGGAATGGGATTCAGACAACGATGATGCCACTCCTGCTCCTACCACTGAAGTTAGTGTTCAGAAAAAGTTTCATAAATACATTTCGAGGATATTTGGATTTCATCCTTACAAGGAGATTATCTTTTTGCACATGTCCCTCACGAGAGTAGTGGCCTACCATCTTAAGAACTCCAAGGTTGAGGATTTGGGGTGCTTACCCGTAGATGGCGATGATTGGATACAGTCATCGTGTGTATACACGCCTTGCTGGATAGAGAGTTGCTTGAGAGCAAATAGTGTAGAATCCAATAGTGAGCTCTAG